TACAATACTTGGCTCTAAGGCTTGTGTTTAGGGAAGGAAATTGAATCCCCTTTACTGTAGTCAAACGAGCCAGAATGCACTCATGATACCCATGTAGGTAAAGTACATATTTATGGGAGAAATAGTTTCAGTATGTGCTCTAGAGAAATGAGGCTTTTTACAGTTGGCATTCCCTGTTTTAGTACTAACATCAATTAATTCAGCCATGCTGCAATAGGGCCGAATTAGTAACCAAAATCCTAAAGCTTTTTAATCCAGGCCACAATAAAGGATTGTGTCAAGAATAACATGCTAAACTTGAATTGAGCgtttcacaattttttttactgaaatgcACATTGTacatcattgacctatgcacttttgtaaagctctctcttggaagtcgctttggataaaagtgtctgctaaatgaataaatgtaaatgtacttatcTTGTTGTATCcatcttaatgaatgaatgtgctGGTTAAACTCGGTGCAGAAGATTGCTGACTTGCAAGGTAGCGACCAATCATTCGTCATCTCAATCTCCATTCCAGGAGCGCTAGCAAGAAGGTCTACCTATGAGCGCTAGCTATCTGGACATGTGCTATCTTATCATGTTGGCTCTGTGAAGAGAgcagctgtgtatgtgtgtttaggtggGGGTGGGCGGCTGTTTGTCCAGGCTCTGCCCAGGCCTGCACAAACAGAGCTGCACAGAGATCATTTCCACCCTCAGCCTCTACTAAGCCTCTGTCatagccccacccccagccctacccccacccccagccctacccccagccctacccccacccccagccctacCCCCAGCCCTACCCCCAGTCCTAGCCCTACCCCCAGCCCTAGCTCCAGCCCCTAGctccagcccctagccccagccctatggccctgctccagcccctagccccagccctattgccctgctccagcccctagccctagctccagcccctagcccccagccctatggccctgctccagcctctagcCCCAGGACAAACCTTAGCCCTAGCTCCAACCTCATAACTATTAGCTTTGCACAGGAAGTGGCATGTTTTTGTTTCACAGCGTGGGTCTTCTGTATAGCTTCTCTCAATCTTCCTCCCTGTGCAGATCAAGGACTAACCCATCTCTAAATATTTGGACAGTCCCTGCACTCACCCTTCAACCCCTGGGTGTTATATAATGTACAGAACATAATACTCTCTATGTACTCTTCTGCTCTTGGTTTAATGTGTTCACAATCTACAATATtgtaatataatgtacttttgtagcagacacttttatccaaagatacAAATATACATACCTGTGGCCTCTTGATCTGtactctaaccactaagctatgTATAAATCCCTATGCTCTTTTTCAATGGCTcttcacccatccccatgcaTGATTCATAAACAATTCTTCGCttctttctctgactctctgtctccatccgtCCACGGAGGCTGCTGCTCTGGGCCCAGACTGCTCTGGGGAGGGttaggggctgaggctgggtctgtgAGGGAGTGctgatggagggttaggggctgaggctgggccgtgagggagtgctgatggagggttaggggctgaggctgggtctgtgAGGGATGctgatggagggttaggggctgaggctgggtctgtgAGGGAGTTCTGATGGAGGGTCTCTGCAGGACCTGCTGAAGCAGCCTGCTCTCTGAGCCTCAGGCCTGGAGAAGGAGTCAGGCTCATGACTTCATCCACAGCTGCTCAGACACCACGCCTCGTCCATCATCCACTTTGGCAGACtcatcccatccatccatccctcccttttccttttctctaacccccttctccctctcctcccttctcctccatccacccccccctctcttccccactctcctccctccctcctccccctcatccctccctgtcctgtccttcccccctcctcctctctccccatgggTCTCAGTAATCTAGATTTAGCATTGAGGATTCAACGTCTGTCACTgcagctgtctctctcctcctctctctttctttctctctctgttcctttctgtttctgtctcctgCTGGCCTTGTGAGAACCCCCCTCCAGAGAGGATgttgagacagacaggtgttcaGAGTGTTTCACCTTGTCTTGCAGAGCTCAGAGTAGTACACACAGCTCAGTCGACTAGACGGTTCAGTCCTCACCTGTACAGGGCCTCTGAACGTTCCGGAGCTTTCTTTGTAGAAAACACATGAGTAGAACACGCTTACAATTCGAcagtttgttgttgttaaaCAGATTTGTGTGAAGACCCTTTTCGGTCTTCCTGTCTGCTAACCCAGGTGGTCTGAGGTGAGTCTATCACTAAAGCTGATTGGAGGTGTCACTTTGTTCCACAGCGATGGCGGCCATTCGGAAGAAGCTGGTGATCGTGGGGGACGGAGCGTGCGGGAAGACCTGTCTGCTCATCGTCTTCAGTAAAGACCAGTTCCCCGAGGTCTACGTGCCCACCGTGTTCGAGAATTACATCGCCGACATCGAGGTCGACGGAAAACAGGTGTGTGATGTGTCCTCGAAGCGGGGCATGTGGGGAAACGATCGATTGATCAATCAAGTTTGTTGCTAGAAATgacgttaaaaaaaaatatatttatatatatcccGACAGCACAGTTGAAGGTAAGATGAGATCGgtaaaataagataaataaaatgtatatacaGGGGGGGGGTCTCAGGTAGAAGAAGACAAGGGAGCAAGGTTTCCAGAACTTACCTGGTGATTTAAAGACTCCCCCAGATGTGAAAGATGTTGATCTGGCTACGTGTTATTTtgaacttgttttgttttgtttgggcGGGAGTGTTTGTGCACTGACGAGCGGTGAGTCAGAGGGTGTTGGCGTGCTCAACAAGACTCAAGGATCAGAGGTCAGACAGCTCTGTTCTCCTGCTCTGACCATCACAGGATCCCACTCAgcaaaacaggaaacaggaaatgaatGTTCTCACTGGCTTCCTGTTCAGACCAGGAACCccttcccccgtctctctctctctccctccttctacctcccttgCTCCGAGAAATGCCTCTCATTTCCTGCGGGAGGGACTGGGGGGGCGATAGGGCCTCTCATTTGGAAAGGAAATGCGCTGACCCCGGCCTGACTGTTGTGTCCCTCTGCAGCCTCTCAGAACAAACCCCTTTTTTTGACCACTGACCATAAGATCAGTGTTCTCACCACACAGCCTGCCAATCCTCTTCCTCAGAGGAAGtggtgctcgctctctctctctttcttatgcTGTTTTTTCATCCCCAAAGTAttttctcactctcctcctcaaaGCTTTGGCTCCTGGATGCTGTTCTAGAGCCGCCAacatccctcctcactcccctccgcCATCGCACCGGCCTGGTGACATAACTACTCAATTAACTACACATTTAGTTAATAGCTCTTTTAAATTTACTTGAGAATCCATCAAACTTCAGACCACTCACAGAAGAGGTTGTAATGGAGAGTGATTCACTGGAAAGCTTTACTCTAGTAAgcacatacgcatacacacacacacacatatacacgcacatgcacacacacatacataggagAGAACAGAAGGTATCTAGTTTTATAACCTCTAATCGCCTGATTTCCCTAATTGAATTAATCAGCAGTGTGATTGGATAAAGCCAGACCTCATCCTGTCTGTGAGTGGCTGAGGAGGTAACGAGACGTTCAGCTAACGAACCTCTGTGctggatagacacacacaccaggcctgcacacacacgccagacccgcacacacacatacacaccaggccTGCACACCCACGCCAGACCctcccacactctcacacacacacacacaccagacccgcacacacacatacacaccaggcctgcacacacacacacacaccaggccttcacactctctctcacacacacacaccaggtttgcacacacaccccagacccgtacacacacataccagaccAACACAAACATTATACctccagaaacagacagaggacCAGTCAGGGTGCAGCTCTCGCGTGCTTCTCGCCCTCTTAGATGACCGCAAGCAGGTGGAATGTGTCGGGCTTTGTTTAGCCTGCATGGTTCGCTGCGCTGTTGACTTCCTGGTTCCTGGGGGGGAGATGTAGAGGGAGAGGAACCTACACAATGTTCTGTAAACATCTGCTGTTTGATGTAGACTTCATTCTGTTTTTGAAAGATGTACTGTTCTGATGTATGATCAATtctattaaatatatatatttgttttacatactgtacattataaCTTTGCAAAAATATCTTGTTGTAACGTACAGTACATTACGCTCTATGCAGTTCTCTCATTCTGGATTGTAGTACTTTATAAATATCAGCTGTTTCCACGTCATGTACATAATGCTCTAGAAACATCTCCAGTTTTAAAGTACAGGACATTATGGGTTTCTAAAAGATATGTTGTTCTGCTGTACAGTACACCATGCGCCTGGGGCGAACGCTAGCTGCATTAGCAGTTCATTCTGTCACATTCTTCCTGGGTTAACTTATCTGAGAGAAGAAGCCTCGGGATCAATATCAAATAGTAACTCTTGTGGAGTTGAAATGTGTTAATTTGTTTTGTGTATGTCTTctaacatgagtgtgtgtgtagttccgtCAGGGGTTAGAGTTATAGCTCTGCCGTAGGGCATGGGATTGCAGATCAAGAGATTGCAGGTTAAATTCCTGGCCTGTACTTTGCTTTGAATAAATGTGCCTGCTAGATGAACACATTATTTTCTCTGCCTGGTGGTCTTGCTTGCCCTCACacctgtcttcttcttctgtggtgtgagttCAGGTGGAGCTGGCACTGTGGGACACAGCAGGCCAGGAGGACTATGACAGGCTGAGGCCTCTGTCCTACCCTGACACAGATGTCATCCTCATGTGCTTCTCCATCGACAGCCCTGACAGCTTAGGTAGGTGTCCAGGATACAGCCACCCACACTTGAAGCGCTGCTTCACAAACTATGTCTGTCTGCCAACCTCGTTTTAAAATGGAAAACAGTGTCTCATTGTAATCTTATCGTCTTTCCATAACTATATATTGCTACTTGATTTATCTCCTTATCCCCATCGCCCCCACATCAGTATAAATCTAAAATTATATCATTTTCATCTTGGTGGGGTTTTCTGTATCCCGAAGCATATGTGACTCAAAGATAACAATGGACCTGATGATCCCTTTCCTTGAACAGGAAGCTTTATGAATTATGACGGTGTTAGTAGCTGTAGCCGAGGGGAATTATTTACCTCACTCCTCCTCAGTATAAAAACAGCCCATCCAGCGCTAGCGAAAAGCTAGCTTGTTGGTGACGTAGCTTGTCAGTAGTCGCGCTCGGAGGTCAGAGGTCCGGAGTTTGAAGCCCGGTATGGGTAAAGATCAGAAGGAAGTCAGGGAGCTGTCACCTAGTTTCCCTCCTGGCTCTCCAGCTGCCTGAGGTCTCCTGAACTGTGTCCTAACTTCCTGTGTCCTACCTCCCTGTGTCCTAACTTCCTGTGTTCTAACTTCTTGTGTCCTAACTTCCTCCCTGTGTCCTAACTTCCTGTGTCCTAACTTCCTGTGTCCTAACTTCCTGTGTCCTACCTCCCTGTGTCCTAACTTCCTGTGTTCTAACTTCTTGTGTCCTAACTTCCTCCCTGTGTCCTAACTTCCTGTGTCCTAACTTCCTGTGTGCTAACTTCCTGTGTGCTAACTTCCTGTGTTCTAACCTCCTGTGTTCTAACCTCCTGTGTTCTAACTTCCTGTGTTCTAACTTCCTCCTTATGTTCTAACCTCCCTGTGTTCCGCCAGAGAACATTCCGGAGAAGTGGACTCCTGAGGTGAAGCACTTCTGTCCCAACGTTCCCATCATCCTGGTGGGCAACAAGAAGGACCTGAGGAACGATGAGCACACCAGGAGAGAGCTGGCCAAGAtgaagcaggtacacacacacatgcctacagtatcacacacttacagtatcacacacacacacacacacagtataacacacacacctacagtattacacacacacctagagtatcacacacacagtataacacacacacctacagtatcaCATACACTTGGGTTAGCATCTTGCTTTTCCACGACCAAGGTTTGTCTGTCAGGGTGTTGAAGGGTGACCAGACTAGACTAAAGGTTAGGTCAGTAAACCTTTAGATAAACAATATGCCAAAAACATGATCATGGACTTAAGATAATATATGTACTGATAACATGTACTCAGATAAGATCAAGGATAAAGTATCTTCATGGAACTTAACGTCCAAAAACCATGGCTGTGGACTTCTCTGATTAGTAGCTAATGTTATGTAAGGTACGGCTTTGTAGGCAGATATTACCGCATACCTAGGATATGTTTTGTAGTAGTCCTTGTAGTTCAGTTTAATGGGTGGTGTTTATGGCACTATATTGTTCTAAAACATGGATGTTTGTTCACAAAGTTTCAAgagctgactgtgtgtgcatgtttgcttgtgtgtgtgtgcgtgtgcgtgtgcgtgtgcgtgtgtgtgcgtgtgcgtgtgtgtgtgtgtgtgtgtgtgtgtgtgtgtgtgtgtaggagccagTGAAGCCTGAGGAGGGCAGGGACATGGCCAACCGCATCAGTGCCTTCGGCTACCTGGAGTGCTCCGCCAAGACCAAGGACGGCGTGCGCGAGGTGTTTGAGATGGCCACTAGGGCGGCGCTGCAGGTCCGCAAGCGCAAGAAGAGATCCGGCTGTCTGCTGCTATGAGCTGTCAGC
The window above is part of the Osmerus mordax isolate fOsmMor3 chromosome 1, fOsmMor3.pri, whole genome shotgun sequence genome. Proteins encoded here:
- the LOC136951874 gene encoding rho-related GTP-binding protein RhoA-D, with amino-acid sequence MAAIRKKLVIVGDGACGKTCLLIVFSKDQFPEVYVPTVFENYIADIEVDGKQVELALWDTAGQEDYDRLRPLSYPDTDVILMCFSIDSPDSLENIPEKWTPEVKHFCPNVPIILVGNKKDLRNDEHTRRELAKMKQEPVKPEEGRDMANRISAFGYLECSAKTKDGVREVFEMATRAALQVRKRKKRSGCLLL